A DNA window from Hordeum vulgare subsp. vulgare chromosome 1H, MorexV3_pseudomolecules_assembly, whole genome shotgun sequence contains the following coding sequences:
- the LOC123396201 gene encoding uncharacterized protein LOC123396201: protein MPSTPSMAPNLLNDSNSYHMLLRELFFRLVFGLQVESSLSMEIIAFWLWLQGNDQVDYLQRIYSFGDNHFCVIVSSAKRFLEVLHFGLDDLASRSTPRSDFKKEAVEGISFYLNGICYEALEDLRERIEMDFIHNQGTYLRQEAYGQPMTDRVPVGSEHLLSKIKALYVNNSNHDGEGTSSRNIHVQANHINDEVHDYQSTSRLVTLLDSLSLREKHNDAIMQQPSDVPKSSVRVVQIC, encoded by the exons ATGCCTTCCACACCTTCCATGGCACCCAATCTACTGAATGATTCGAATTCTTACCATATGCTTCTTCGGGAGTTGTTCTTTCGTTTGGTCTTTGGTCTTCAAGTTGAGTCTTCCCTTTCGATGGAGATCATTGCTTTTTGGTTGTGGCTCCAAGGCAATGACCAAGTTGATTACCTTCAGCGCATATACTCTTTTGGCGACAACCATTTTTGCGTGATTGTTTCTTCTGCAAAACGTTTTCTGGAAGTTCTCCATTTCGGATTAGATGATTTAGCAAGCAGATCTACGCCGAGAAGTGACTTTAAGAAGGAAGCTGTTGAAGGAATTTCTTTCTACCTCAATGGTATCTGTTACGAGGCCTTAGAAGATCTTCGAGAGAGAATAGAGATGGATTTTATCCATAATCAGGGGACATATCTGCGCCAAGAAGCCTATGGACAGCCCATGACTGATCGGGTTCCTGTAGGCTCG GAGCACCTTCTTAGCAAGATCAAAGCTTTGTATGTTAACAATTCAAATCATGATGGAGAAGGCACAAGTTCTAGAAATATCCATGTTCAAGCAAATCATATAAATGACGAAGTACACGACTACCAGTCAACCTCCCGTCTGGTGACATTGTTGGATAGCTTGAGCTTAAGAGAGAAGCATAATGACGCA ATCATGCAACAACCATCTGATGTTCCAAAAAGCTCGGTGAGAGTAGTTCAAATATGTTAA